One genomic window of Candidatus Zixiibacteriota bacterium includes the following:
- a CDS encoding transposase yields MPKLKHFDNDHTVRFITFSCYRRQPNLNILSAKEILSEQIAVARKKHGFKLLGYVIMPEHVHLVIFPNPGTKVGYLIGEIKSFTARRYFASANIGLPDSKRVFWEKRCYDHNCRNVLSVREKINYCHNNPVKRGLVDSSAEWLWSSYNWYMGKRDVPLMIDEYEM; encoded by the coding sequence ATGCCTAAATTAAAACATTTTGACAATGACCACACTGTCAGGTTTATTACTTTCAGTTGTTACAGAAGACAACCCAATCTTAATATACTGTCGGCCAAAGAAATATTGTCTGAACAAATTGCTGTGGCGAGAAAAAAACACGGTTTTAAACTACTCGGTTATGTGATTATGCCTGAACATGTGCATCTGGTGATTTTCCCTAATCCCGGTACTAAGGTGGGTTATTTAATAGGCGAGATTAAATCATTCACCGCCCGAAGATATTTCGCTTCGGCGAATATCGGTTTGCCTGATTCAAAGCGAGTGTTCTGGGAGAAGCGATGTTATGACCATAATTGCCGCAACGTCTTATCGGTTAGAGAAAAGATCAATTATTGTCATAATAATCCGGTGAAACGAGGATTGGTTGATTCTTCGGCGGAATGGCTCTGGTCAAGTTATAATTGGTATATGGGAAAACGAGATGTACCGCTAATGATAGACGAGTATGAAATGTGA